Proteins encoded in a region of the Sporocytophaga myxococcoides DSM 11118 genome:
- a CDS encoding heavy-metal-associated domain-containing protein, translated as METLQFKTNIKCGACVEKAGKALDEASEIKEWDVDIKSNDKILTVKGDNISPEIVQKTLDKAGYKIVS; from the coding sequence ATGGAAACTCTACAGTTTAAAACAAATATCAAATGCGGCGCTTGCGTAGAAAAGGCTGGAAAAGCTTTAGACGAAGCATCTGAAATAAAAGAATGGGATGTCGACATAAAATCCAACGATAAAATTCTGACTGTAAAGGGAGATAATATTTCTCCAGAGATAGTGCAGAAAACACTTGATAAGGCAGGGTATAAGATCGTTTCTTAA